Proteins encoded by one window of Bacillus rossius redtenbacheri isolate Brsri chromosome 3, Brsri_v3, whole genome shotgun sequence:
- the LOC134531365 gene encoding uncharacterized protein LOC134531365, whose translation MSFFRGGTNDYRSDYHSDSATDYRSDYRSDSATDYRSDSATDYRSDYHSHGATGYHRYYHIHGANGYHRYYHSYGATDYRSDYHSYGATDYRSDYHSDSATDYHRYYHIDGATDYRRYYHSHGATGYHRYYHSHGANGYHRYYHSYGATDYRSDYHSDSATDYHRYYHSHGATDYRRYYHSHGATGYHRYYHSHGANGYHRYYHSYGATDYRSDYHSDSATDYHRYYHSHGATGYHRYYHSHGATGYYRYYHIDGATDYRRYYHSHGATGYHRYYHSDSATDYHRYYHIDGATGYRRYYHSDGATGYYRYYHSDGATDYRRYYHSDSATDYHRYYHSYGATDYRSDYHSYGATDYRRYYQSDGATDYHRYYHIDGATDYRRYYQSDGATDYRRYYHIDGATDYRRYYHIDGATDYHRYYHIDGATDYHRYYHIDGATDYHRYYQSDGATDYRKYYHSDSATDYHRYYHSDSATDYHRYYHIDGATDYHRYYHIDGATDYHRYYHSYGATDYRRYYQSDGATDYHRYYHIDGATDYRRYYQSDGATDYRRYYHIDGATDYHRYYQSDGATDYRRYYHSDSATDYHRYYHSDSATDYHRYYHIDGATDYHRYYHIDGATDYRSDYQTAARALVSRRVQVSSAGLEEKWACCRRGVQRGGMQCALVQRVRQRRSYVPRPA comes from the exons ATGTCATTTTTTCGGGGCGGCACCAATGACTATCGCAGTGACTATCACAGTGACAGTGCCACTGACTACCGCAGTGACTACCGCAGTGACAGTGCCACTGACTACCGCAGTGACAGTGCCACTGACTACCGCAGTGATTACCACAGTCACGGTGCCACTGGCTACCACAGGTACTACCACATTCACGGTGCCAATGGCTACCACAGGTACTACCACAGTTACGGCGCCACTGACTACCGCAGTGACTACCACAGTTACGGCGCCACTGACTACCGCAGTGACTACCACAGTGACAGTGCCACTGACTACCACAGGTACTACCACATTGACGGGGCCACTGACTACCGCAGGTACTACCACAGTCACGGTGCCACTGGCTACCACAGGTACTACCACAGTCACGGTGCCAATGGCTACCACAGGTACTACCACAGTTACGGCGCCACTGACTACCGCAGTGACTACCACAGTGACAGCGCCACTGATTACCACAGGTACTACCACAGTCACGGTGCCACTGACTACCGCAGGTACTACCACAGTCACGGTGCCACTGGCTACCACAGGTACTACCACAGTCACGGTGCCAATGGCTACCACAGGTACTACCACAGTTACGGCGCCACTGACTACCGCAGTGACTACCACAGTGACAGCGCCACTGATTACCACAGGTACTACCACAGTCACGGTGCCACTGGCTACCACAGGTACTACCACAGTCACGGTGCCACTGGCTACTACAGGTACTACCACATTGACGGGGCCACTGACTACCGCCGGTACTACCACAGTCACGGTGCCACTGGCTACCACAGGTACTACCACAGTGACAGTGCCACTGACTACCACAGGTACTACCACATTGACGGGGCCACTGGCTACCGCAGGTACTACCACAGTGACGGTGCCACTGGCTACTACAGGTACTACCACAGTGACGGCGCCACTGACTACCGCAGGTACTACCACAGTGACAGTGCCACTGACTACCACAGGTACTACCACAGTTACGGCGCCACTGACTACCGAAGTGACTACCACAGTTACGGCGCCACTGACTACCGCAGGTACTACCAGAGTGACGGGGCCACTGACTACCACAGGTACTACCACATTGACGGGGCCACTGACTACCGCAGGTACTACCAGAGTGACGGGGCCACTGACTACCGCAGGTACTACCACATTGACGGGGCCACTGACTACCGCAGGTACTACCACATTGACGGGGCCACTGACTACCACAGGTACTACCACATTGACGGGGCCACTGACTACCACAGGTACTACCACATTGACGGGGCCACTGACTACCACAGGTACTACCAGAGTGACGGGGCCACTGACTACCGCAAGTACTACCACAGTGACAGTGCCACTGACTACCACAGGTACTACCACAGTGACAGTGCCACTGACTACCACAGGTACTACCACATTGACGGGGCCACTGACTACCACAGGTACTACCACATTGACGGGGCCACTGACTACCACAGGTACTACCACAGTTACGGCGCCACTGACTACCGCAGGTACTACCAGAGTGACGGGGCCACTGACTACCACAGGTACTACCACATTGACGGGGCCACTGACTACCGCAGGTACTACCAGAGTGACGGGGCCACTGACTACCGCAGGTACTACCACATTGACGGGGCCACTGACTACCACAGGTACTACCAGAGTGACGGGGCCACTGACTACCGCAGGTACTACCACAGTGACAGTGCCACTGACTACCACAGGTACTACCACAGTGACAGTGCCACTGACTACCACAGGTACTACCACATTGACGGGGCCACTGACTACCACAGGTACTACCACATTGACGGGGCCACTGACTACCGCAGTGACTACCAGA CAGCCGCGAGAGCGCTGGTGTCGCGGCGTGTGCAAGTGAGCAGCGCTGGGCTCGAGGAGAAGTGGGCGTGCTGCAGGCGAGGAGTGCAGCGGGGCGGCATGCAGTGTGCTCTCGTGCAGCGGGTTCGCCAGCGCCGCAGCTATGTGCCCCGACCCGCGTAG